One window of Medicago truncatula cultivar Jemalong A17 chromosome 2, MtrunA17r5.0-ANR, whole genome shotgun sequence genomic DNA carries:
- the LOC11441575 gene encoding disease resistance protein RPV1, which translates to MAMQINIGASSSSTLEVASNSFDVFISFRGDDTRRKFTSHLNEALKKSGLKTFIDDNELKKGDEISSALIKAIEESCASIVILSENYASSKWCLNELVKILECKKDNGQIVIPIFYEIDPSHVRYQIGSYGQAFAKYEKNLRHKKDNLQKWKDALTEVSKLSGWDSKNSRIESDFIKDIVKDVLEKLNHGRPFEANKELVGIEEKYEEIELLTNNGSNDVRTLGLWGMGGIGKTALAKSLYGNYCSQFEYHCFLENVREESTRCGLNVVRKKLFSTLLKLGLDAPYFETPTFKKRLERAKCLIVLDDVATLEQAENLKIGLGLGSRVIVTTRDRKICHQFEGFVVYEVKELNEDESLQLFCCNAFQEKHAKEGYEELSKSAIGYCRGNPLALKVLGANFRAKSKEACESELEKIKEIPYAGIHDVLKLSFYDLDRTQRDIFLDIACFFYPKINHFYCYGRREYIIDLFNACKFYPATSIEVLLHKSLMTFGYRDQIEMHDLVVEMGREIVKQEAPKDPGKRSRLWDPELIYEVFKYNKGTDAVEVILFDTSKIGDVYLSSRSFESMINLRLLHIANECNNVHLQEGLEWLSDKLRYLHWESFPLESLPSTFCAQNLVQLSMTHSKLRKLWDRIQKLDNLTIIKLDNSEDLIEIPDLSRAPNLKILSLAYCVSLHQLHPSIFSAPKLRELCLKGCKKIESLVTDIHSKSLQRLDLTDCSSLVQFCVTSEEMKWLSLRGTTIHEFSSLMLRNSKLDYLDLGDCKKLNFVGKKLSNDRGLESLSILNLSGCTQINTLSMSFILDSARFLKYLNLRNCCNLETLPDNIQNCLMLRSLHLDGCINLNSLPKLPASLEELSAINCTYLDTNSIQREMLENMLYRLRTGNHFGSPFISPEGFFNLLLPVAEVPCGFDFFTTEASIIIPPISKYEFYHIVLCVFLSEGLNLTSSGVNCTIYNHGDRSGGWNISFEHVSGAMISDHVMLFSSSGGIYHQTRADNDHYRLSFEVELYGKDWEQLSSTKGIKGCGVILVSSLEHYCLRLDGSSSRSKVEIVELPFNAQVSDEFDQHSNIDDDENEDAQQQLLITPKENEEDLNYKSSCDCSIGLLLQQLLEVSKRLFLLCVKLNDKTKS; encoded by the exons ATGGCTATGCAAATAAATATAggtgcttcttcttcttctactttgGAGGTGGCTTCaaattcttttgatgtttttattagCTTTCGTGGTGATGATACTCGTAGAAAATTCACAAGCCATCTTAATGAAGCTTTGAAAAAGAGCGGCCTTAAGACATTTATAGATGACAACGAGCTTAAAAAAGGAGATGAGATCTCATCAGCACTGATCAAAGCCATTGAAGAGTCATGTGCATCTATAGTCATCTTATCAGAAAACTATGCTTCTTCAAAATGGTGTTTGAATGAACTCGTCAAGATTCTAGAATGCAAGAAAGATAATGGACAAATTGTGATACCAATTTTCTATGAAAtagatccatctcatgtgagaTATCAGATTGGGAGCTACGGGCAAGCCTTTGCAAAGTATGAGAAGAATTTGAGGCACAAGAAAGACAACTTGCAAAAATGGAAAGATGCTCTCACCGAAGTCTCCAAATTATCTGGGTGGGACTCTAAAAATTCAAg GATTGAATCGGACTTCATTAAGGACATCGTCAAAGATGTTTTGGAAAAACTGAATCACGGACGCCCATTTGAAGCCAATAAGGAACTTGTTGGAATTGAAGAAAAGTATGAAGAGATTGAATTGTTAACGAATAATGGGTCAAATGATGTTAGAACGCTTGGATTATGGGGCATGGGGGGCATAGGAAAGACCGCTCTAGCAAAAAGTTTATATGGTAACTATTGTTCTCAATTTGAATATCATTGTTTCCTCGAAAATGTAAGGGAAGAATCAACTAGGTGTGGACTCAATGTTGTACGTAAGAAGCTGTTTTCTACATTGCTGAAGCTTGGTCTTGATGCGCCTTATTTTGAAACCCCAACTTTCAAAAAAAGACTTGAACGTGCAAAATGTTTGATTGTGTTGGACGATGTTGCAACCTTAGAGCAAGCAGAAAATCTAAAGATCGGTCTGGGACTAGGTAGTAGAGTCATTGTCACAACAAGAGATAGGAAAATATGTCATCAATTTGAAGGATTTGTGGTATATGAGGTCAAGGAATTGAATGAAGATGAATCTCTTCAACTATTCTGTTGTAATGCATTTCAAGAAAAACATGCTAAAGAAGGATACGAAGAGCTCTCAAAAAGTGCAATTGGATATTGCAGAGGCAATCCTCTAGCTTTGAAAGTTTTAGGTGCGAATTTTCGTGCAAAAAGCAAAGAAGCATGTGAAAGTGAATTGGAAAAGATAAAAGAGATTCCTTATGCAGGAATTCATGATGTGTTAAAACTGAGTTTCTATGACTTAGATCGTACTCAACGTGACATATTTCTAGACATTGCCTGCTTCTTCTACCCAAAAATAAATCACTTTTATTGTTATGGACGGCGAGAATACATAATAGATCTATTTAATGCTTGCAAATTTTATCCGGCAACTTCAATAGAAGTCCTTCTTCATAAATCACTCATGACTTTTGGATATCGTGATCAAATCGAAATGCATGATTTGGTCGTAGAAATGGGACGAGAGATTGTTAAGCAAGAAGCTCCGAAAGACCCCGGAAAAAGAAGTCGATTGTGGGATCCCGAGttaatttatgaagtatttaaATACAACAAG GGAACTGATGCTGTTGAAGTTATACTATTTGATACTTCTAAAATTGGTGATGTATACTTGAGCTCCAGATCCTTTGAGAGCATGATCAACTTAAGATTACTTCATATCGCCAATGAATGCAACAATGTGCATCTCCAAGAAGGTCTTGAGTGGTTGTCTGATAAATTGAGGTACCTTCATTGGGAATCATTTCCACTTGAATCTTTGCCATCAACCTTTTGTGCTCAAAACCTTGTACAACTTAGCATGACCCATAGCAAGCTTAGAAAGCTTTGGGATAGAATTCAG AAGCTTGACAATTTAACAATCATTAAACTTGATAACTCTGAAGACCTGATTGAGATTCCGGACTTATCAAGAGCACCGAATCTTAAAATATTATCTCTTGCTTATTGTGTGAGTCTCCATCAACTCCATCCTTCCATTTTCAGTGCCCCCAAGCTTAGAGAACTATGCTTAAAAGGTTGTAAAAAGATTGAAAGCCTTGTAACTGACATTCATTCAAAATCTCTCCAAAGACTGGATCTCACTGATTGTTCATCCCTCGTACAATTTTGTGTGACATCAGAAGAAATGAAATGGTTGTCGTTACGTGGCACAACTATCCATGAATTTTCATCATTGATGTTGCGTAATAGCAAACTAGACTATCTTGATCTAGGTGATTGTAAGAAGCTTAACTTTGTTGGGAAGAAGCTATCAAATGATCGAGGATTAGAGTCTCTTTCAATATTGAACCTTTCAGGATGCACACAAATCAATACATTGAGTATGTCGTTCATCCTTGATAGCGcacgatttttaaaatatctaaatcTGAGAAATTGTTGCAACTTAGAAACCCTCCCTGACAACATCCAAAACTGTTTAATGTTGAGATCCCTTCATTTAGATGGTTGCATAAACCTTAATTCACTACCAAAGCTTCCTGCATCCTTGGAAGAGTTGAGCGCCATTAACTGCACATATCTGGACACAAACTCCATTCAAAGAGAAATGCTTGAGAACATGTTATACAGATTACGCACCGGAAACCACTTTGGTTCACCTTTTATTTCTCCAGAAGGCTTTTTCAATTTACTTCTTCCGGTTGCCGAAGTTCCATGCGGGTTTGATTTCTTCACAACGGAGGCTTCAATCATTATTCCTCCTATttcaaaatatgaattctatCATATTGTTTTATGCGTCTTTCTCTCTGAGGGGTTAAATCTTACTTCTTCCGGAGTTAATTGTACTATATATAATCACGGAGACAGAAGCGGCGGATGGAATATAAGTTTTGAGCATGTGAGCGGGGCAATGATTTCAGACCATGTAATGCTATTCAGTTCGTCTGGCGGTATTTACCATCAGACGAGGGCGGATAATGATCATTACAGGCTTTCATTTGAAGTCGAACTTTATGGTAAAGACTGGGAACAATTGTCGTCAACTAAGGGGATAAAGGGTTGTGGGGTCATCCTTGTATCTAGCTTGGAACATTATTGTTTGCGGTTGGATGGTAGTAGTAGCCGAAGTAAAGTTGAAATTGTTGAATTACCCTTCAATGCTCAAGTTTCTGATGAGTTTGATCAACATTcaaatattgatgatgatgaaaatgaagatgCCCAACAACAACTTCTTATTACCCCCAAAGAAAATGAGGAAGACTTGAATTATAAATCTTCTTGTGATTGTTCAATAG GTCTTTTGCTGCAGCAGCTCCTAGAAGTGTCAAAACGTCTATTTCTCTTGTGTGTCAAGCTAAACGATAAGACAAAATCGTAG